Proteins encoded by one window of Dendropsophus ebraccatus isolate aDenEbr1 chromosome 4, aDenEbr1.pat, whole genome shotgun sequence:
- the CDH5 gene encoding cadherin-5 encodes MMKLLLLHQLVIINIFCHVVLSTKGTEHRESQYIEIKHRVKREWVWNEITTLEEQTNIPYLIGRLKSTKLNKDAQYILQGEFADTLFKVKKNTGDIYGYERLDREERAQYTLSAVLVDTKAGKTIEPSAMFTIRLIDINDNAPVFTQESYNASVPEMSATDVLVTTITAVDPDDPTVAGHAKVTYKIMQGYEHFKINENTGEIYTLSSYLDRETKASYEVIVQAKDSPGLSGGFSSSATVIIHLSDINDNFPTFKKKLYTFNASEDMRVGEVVGKLSVDDIDEPQNRIAKYTFMKGKYEQWFQIKSNAQTNEGIIILTKPLNYESIKEFRMSIEVTDPSIDLRVAKQQRPSSTTEVVINVLDVDEPPEFTKPFYVFQVKEDIKQNYIGYVSATDPDIAKRAVRYSAKTSKDDPIVVKEENGSIYVKSLDRETKAWHNITITAEEIDSPAKKASSVTVYIQVLDVNDNAPEFAEPYAPRVCENIANDFVILTISAKDKDEMVPGTKFTYYSAEKENNFTVVDNHDNTAKIIVKNGAFNHDIAKFYTLPIVISDNGTPSLSSTNTLTITVCKCNENGEFTFCEEPQMLAAVSSSTIIIVLCSLALILLCVLAAFLILRRMRNNGPLMLVKNPAEIHEQLVTYDEEGGGEMDTNGYDVSVLNSVRRNMVRSKPDMEAYPSMYAQVQKPGRNGDMFSMIEAKKDDADNDGECLPYDTLHIFGYEGSESIVESLSSLESGSSDSEIDYDVLNEWGPRFKMLADLYGLEHLEEFPY; translated from the exons ATGATGAAGTTACTATTGCTTCATCAGCTGGTTATCATTAACATCTTCTGTCATGTGGTCTTGAGTACTAAAGGCACCGAACACCGAGAGAGTCAATACATCGAGATCAAGCACCGTGTGAAGAGAGAGTGGGTGTGGAATGAGATTACTACGCTTGAAGAGCAAACAAATATTCCATATTTAATAGGAAGG CTTAAATCCACTAAGCTAAACAAGGATGCACAGTACATACTGCAGGGAGAGTTTGCTGACACACTcttcaaagttaaaaaaaacacaggagacatctacggCTATGAGAGGCTGGATCGGGAGGAGAGAGCACAGTATACCTTGTCAGCTGTGCTTGTAGATACAAAAGCCGGGAAAACTATAGAGCCGTCTGCGATGTTTACAATTAGACTCATTGATATAAATGACAATGCTCCTGTTTTTACACAAGAGTCTTACAATGCATCAGTCCCGGAGATGTCTGCTACAG ATGTCTTGGTGACCACGATTACTGCTGTAGATCCAGACGATCCCACAGTGGCTGGACATGCCAAAGTAACATATAAAATCATGCAAGGATATGAACATTTCAAAATCAATGAAAATACAG GTGAAATCTATACATTGAGTTCTTACCTAGACAGAGAGACAAAAGCTAGTTATGAAGTCATTGTGCAAGCCAAGGATTCTCCAGGACTTAGCGGAGGATTTTCAAGCTCGGCTACAGTCATCATCCACTTGAGTGACATCAATGATAACTTTCCAACTTTCAAAAAGA AACTGTACACATTTAATGCCTCTGAGGATATGAGAGTTGGAGAAGTGGTTGGAAAGCTTTCAGTAGATGATATTGATGAACCACAGAACAGAATTGCCAAGTACACTTTTATGAAAGGAAAATATGAACAATGGTTTCAGATAAAAAGCAATGCACAGACCAATGAAGGAATAATCATCCTGACAAAG CCTTTGAACTATGAGAGTATTAAAGAGTTCAGAATGAGCATTGAAGTCACCGATCCCTCCATTGACCTACGAGTGGCAAAGCAGCAAAGGCCAAGTAGCACCACAGAAGTTGTTATTAATGTCTTAGACGTGGATGAGCCCCCTGAATTCACCAAACCCTTCTACGTGTTCCAAGTGAAAGAGGACATCAAACAGAATTATATTGGTTATGTATCAGCTACAGACCCCGATATTGCCAAAAGGGCTGTGCG GTATTCTGCCAAAACAAGCAAAGATGACCCAATTGTAGTGAAAGAGGAAAATGGAAGTATTTATGTTAAGTCGCTCGACAGAGAGACTAAAGCATGGCACAATATAACTATAACAGCTGAGGAAATTG ACTCTCCAGCTAAGAAAGCATCATCAGTAACCGTTTACATACAAGTGCTGGACGTCAATGACAACGCTCCTGAGTTTGCCGAGCCCTATGCTCCAAGAGTGTGTGAAAATATAGCTAATGATTTC GTCATCTTAACAATATCTGCAAAAGATAAGGATGAAATGGTCCCGGGGACGAAGTTTACATATTATTcagcagaaaaagaaaacaatttcACAGTGGTGGATAATCACG ataatacAGCAAAAATCATTGTCAAGAATGGAGCATTTAATCATGATATTGCCAAGTTCTACACCCTGCCAATTGTGATCTCTGATAATGGGACACCATCCCTAAGCAGCACCAATACTCTGACCATCACTGTCTGCAAGTGTAATGAAAATGGGGAATTCACATTCTGTGAGGAACCTCAAATGCTTGCTGCAGTATCGTCGTCAACCATTATCATTGTCTTATGCAGTCTGGCACTAATCCTTCTGTGTG tgcttgcaGCATTTCTGATACTGAGGAGAATGCGCAATAATGGCCCCTTGATGTTAGTCAAGAACCCTGCAGAAATCCATGAGCAGCTAGTGACCTAcgatgaggaaggaggaggagaaatggACACCAATGGATATGATGTATCTGTGCTCAACTCTGTGCGTAGAAACATGGTTAGATCAAAGCCAGACATGGAGGCTTATCCCAGCATGTACGCCCAGGTCCAGAAACCAGGCAGAAATGGAGATATGTTTTCCATGATTGAAGCAAAGAAGGATGATGCAGACAATGATGGAGAATGCCTCCCCTATGACACTCTTCACATATTTGGCTATGAAGGCTCAGAATCGATTGTAGAATCTCTCAGTTCCCTGGAATCTGGATCATCAGATTCTGAAATTGACTATGATGTATTGAATGAATGGGGACCCAGATTTAAGATGCTTGCTGACCTCTATGGCCTTGAACACCTGGAAGAGTTTCCATATTAA